A single genomic interval of Saccharospirillum mangrovi harbors:
- a CDS encoding flagellin encodes MPQIINTNIASLNAQRNLNTSQDANSTALQRLSSGLRINSAKDDAAGLAISTRFESQTKGLNVAIRNAGDGISLAQTAEGALGAMTENLQRIRELAVQASNETNSESDRIALQQEVDQLIEEITRTAEETNFNGRNLLDGSFNGTFQVGANAGDVVNISISELTAGKLGASDTVGVSAVGSDQALSNGDLIINGVPIPPSKAEDDTSSFAEADTSSIAKAAAINSVSDETGVKAYVTENVAAGSEMEDGTAVSGTITLNGVEIEIQTTSSADTTRASVAEAINAFAEQTGVRAVNSGTSANGVTLVAEDGRNITVDLGTLTTAQTGLAANDTYQGGYTLVANGDVDEIVISGGDGTGGGNLANAGLTAGTYQRGAAQLASTSTSTTSGVGFQTNTVMSALGSDGIFGLSGGMFTSDLAAGMTGTSGLAVYGTVAEVITVTVGGNSAVMTYSSIDMGADTLAAAINAAGSGSVEVSAETRVDLTFAGYTSAGFATTGTIQIRDTQSTGALLGTLSIASGQTVEQLAGAINAAFTSIVATFDTTGSISLTDVDGNTLAFFATAAFGNAVTADFLSATGTVSATVADIADTNVRYGFGYIKDVDVTDGDVSQIQISSNRMADTSTANLSTFLTRGTAGVASPVNALLIDVASSTYGLENGDLLINGVSIDAADPLTDTASAKKASDGSNIQSADKTKSGIAIAAAINKVSEETGVTATVNATKVVGSDENTDANVTAAQAIYGAGDAGKIYINGVDLGVISLVDDGSGGIDLERSRQAAIDLINQKSGLTGVTAEDNGESITLIAADGRNVSVAIDNDNHNNGVADPSDTGFGALIGLDSALDGIGEADIGTAGPSNVVGDRGDTSEGVAYETTYATVTLNSAKGIDISAGTGGKDELEDLGFTVGNFGGGTDGAFLKDLDITTFEGAQEAINAIDNALDTVASQRAALGAIQNRFESTVSNLQITAENLTAANSRIRDADFAAETAELSRTQVLQQAGISILAQANQRPQQVLSLLG; translated from the coding sequence ATGCCTCAGATCATTAACACGAACATCGCCTCCTTGAACGCTCAGAGGAATCTGAACACGTCTCAGGATGCCAACAGCACCGCCTTGCAGCGTCTGTCGTCCGGTCTGCGGATCAACAGCGCCAAGGATGATGCGGCCGGTCTGGCGATTTCTACCCGCTTCGAGTCTCAAACCAAGGGCTTGAACGTGGCTATCCGTAACGCCGGTGACGGTATCTCTCTGGCCCAGACTGCTGAAGGTGCTCTGGGTGCGATGACCGAAAACCTGCAGCGTATTCGTGAATTGGCGGTTCAGGCTTCTAACGAAACCAACTCCGAATCCGACCGTATCGCTCTGCAACAAGAAGTGGATCAGCTGATCGAGGAAATCACTCGTACAGCTGAGGAAACCAACTTCAACGGCCGTAACCTGCTGGATGGTTCCTTCAACGGTACTTTCCAGGTCGGTGCTAACGCTGGTGATGTGGTTAACATCTCTATCTCTGAGCTGACTGCCGGCAAACTGGGTGCTTCTGACACCGTTGGTGTGAGCGCCGTGGGCAGCGATCAGGCGTTGAGCAACGGTGACTTGATCATCAATGGCGTTCCCATTCCGCCGTCCAAGGCTGAAGACGACACCAGCTCTTTCGCTGAAGCCGACACCAGCTCCATCGCTAAAGCGGCCGCCATCAACTCTGTCTCTGATGAGACTGGTGTTAAGGCGTACGTCACTGAAAACGTGGCCGCCGGTTCTGAAATGGAAGACGGCACAGCGGTCAGCGGTACCATCACGCTGAACGGTGTTGAGATCGAAATTCAGACCACTTCCAGCGCCGATACCACTCGTGCCTCTGTGGCTGAAGCGATCAACGCTTTCGCTGAGCAAACCGGTGTGCGTGCGGTTAACTCTGGTACTTCTGCCAACGGCGTAACGCTGGTTGCTGAAGACGGCCGTAACATCACTGTCGATCTGGGTACTTTGACCACAGCTCAAACAGGTTTGGCAGCTAACGATACCTACCAAGGTGGCTACACCCTGGTTGCCAACGGTGACGTTGATGAAATCGTCATCTCCGGTGGTGACGGTACTGGCGGCGGTAACCTGGCGAACGCGGGTCTGACGGCTGGTACTTATCAGCGCGGTGCCGCTCAGCTGGCCTCTACTTCAACCTCAACCACCAGCGGTGTTGGTTTCCAAACCAACACAGTGATGAGTGCCTTGGGTTCAGACGGTATCTTCGGTCTGTCTGGTGGCATGTTCACCTCTGACCTGGCTGCCGGCATGACTGGTACCAGCGGTCTGGCGGTATACGGTACGGTCGCCGAAGTGATTACCGTGACCGTTGGCGGTAACAGCGCGGTAATGACTTACAGCTCCATCGACATGGGTGCCGATACTCTGGCTGCGGCTATCAACGCGGCTGGTAGCGGCTCTGTCGAAGTCAGCGCTGAAACTCGTGTGGATCTGACCTTTGCTGGCTACACCTCAGCTGGTTTCGCTACCACTGGTACGATCCAAATCCGAGACACCCAGTCAACCGGTGCTTTGCTGGGCACTTTGTCGATTGCCAGTGGTCAGACCGTTGAGCAGTTGGCGGGTGCGATCAACGCTGCGTTCACCAGTATCGTGGCGACCTTCGACACCACAGGCTCTATCTCGCTGACGGATGTTGATGGCAACACCCTGGCGTTCTTTGCAACGGCTGCCTTCGGCAACGCGGTGACGGCTGACTTCCTGAGTGCGACCGGTACTGTATCAGCCACTGTGGCTGATATTGCCGATACCAACGTTCGTTACGGCTTCGGCTACATCAAAGATGTGGACGTGACTGACGGTGACGTATCTCAGATCCAGATCAGCTCCAACCGTATGGCTGACACCTCTACTGCCAACCTGTCTACCTTCCTGACTCGTGGCACAGCCGGTGTTGCCAGCCCGGTGAACGCTCTGTTGATCGACGTTGCATCCAGCACCTACGGTCTGGAAAACGGCGACCTGCTGATCAACGGCGTATCCATCGATGCGGCTGACCCGCTGACTGACACCGCTTCGGCCAAAAAGGCGAGCGACGGCTCTAACATCCAGTCCGCTGATAAGACTAAGAGTGGTATCGCCATTGCGGCTGCCATCAATAAAGTCTCTGAAGAGACCGGTGTTACCGCCACAGTCAACGCCACCAAGGTGGTCGGTTCTGACGAAAACACCGATGCCAACGTAACCGCTGCTCAAGCAATCTACGGAGCGGGTGACGCCGGTAAGATCTACATCAACGGTGTAGACCTGGGTGTGATCTCACTGGTCGACGATGGCTCTGGCGGCATCGATCTGGAACGCAGCCGTCAAGCGGCTATCGACCTGATCAACCAGAAATCCGGTCTGACAGGTGTCACAGCGGAAGACAACGGTGAGTCCATCACCTTGATCGCTGCTGATGGTCGTAACGTCTCTGTGGCAATCGACAACGATAACCACAACAACGGCGTTGCCGATCCGTCTGATACAGGCTTCGGTGCTCTGATCGGTCTGGACTCTGCGCTCGACGGCATTGGTGAAGCGGACATCGGTACGGCTGGTCCGTCCAACGTGGTTGGTGATCGTGGTGACACCTCTGAAGGTGTGGCTTACGAGACTACCTACGCCACTGTGACGCTGAACTCTGCCAAAGGCATCGACATCAGTGCCGGTACCGGTGGTAAGGATGAGCTGGAAGACCTGGGCTTCACCGTAGGTAACTTCGGTGGTGGTACCGACGGCGCCTTCCTGAAAGACCTCGACATCACTACCTTCGAGGGTGCTCAGGAAGCGATCAACGCCATCGATAACGCCCTGGATACCGTAGCCAGCCAGCGTGCTGCCCTCGGTGCGATCCAGAACCGTTTCGAGTCTACCGTCAGCAACCTGCAGATCACCGCAGAGAACCTGACAGCGGCCAACTCGCGGATTCGCGACGCGGACTTCGCAGCTGAAACGGCTGAGCTGTCTCGGACTCAGGTACTGCAGCAAGCGGGTATCTCCATCCTGGCGCAGGCCAACCAGCGGCCGCAACAGGTGCTGTCACTGCTCGGTTAA
- a CDS encoding flagellar protein FlaG codes for MSELNGTTTSSLNARPSAPLNTAAKVSQNSGQPLPTQTVEKAGPAIVLPSVSSDTKAQEETVEIKATQASEAEELELAVAKLNDYVQQTERKLNFQVDEESGLTVIRVFDKQSDELIRQIPSEEVVSLAQKLNQEEPLMLFSAQV; via the coding sequence ATGAGTGAATTGAACGGTACTACGACGTCGTCACTGAACGCTCGACCATCCGCACCGCTGAATACGGCGGCAAAGGTCAGCCAGAATAGCGGCCAACCCTTGCCGACCCAGACAGTGGAAAAGGCCGGACCAGCCATAGTGCTGCCGTCGGTCAGCTCCGACACCAAAGCCCAGGAAGAAACGGTCGAGATCAAAGCGACCCAGGCTTCAGAAGCGGAGGAACTGGAACTGGCCGTTGCCAAGCTGAACGATTACGTACAGCAAACGGAACGGAAGCTGAACTTCCAGGTCGATGAAGAATCCGGATTGACGGTCATCCGAGTGTTCGATAAGCAATCGGATGAATTGATCCGCCAGATTCCAAGCGAGGAAGTGGTGTCATTGGCCCAGAAATTGAATCAGGAAGAGCCATTGATGTTGTTTTCTGCGCAAGTCTAG
- a CDS encoding Gfo/Idh/MocA family protein, which yields MPRVAVIGRGSIGQRHAAVFTERLGQDAVAWFPAGVREATPVADIVEQILAFSPSHAVVATPAHRHLEFAQALMAHGVQCLIEKPLCAQAAEVDAWLPTIDANTPQPWVGYNLHYRPEYQFLRQQLPALGALRWAEFRCGQALEQWRPGRELSNSVTLRADWGGGVLRELSHEIEMALSLLGPLRVRSAVAQRGHFGGDVEEAVQAALETDDHCPVALAIDLYRAVPERRVWLVGEHGQLAVDFIQGKAHVQLQGEHTEVDFERIDSYGVQADRFLANDATPDCPQLADAVSTMALIADLEAAIHQE from the coding sequence ATGCCCAGAGTGGCGGTCATTGGTCGCGGATCCATCGGCCAGCGGCACGCCGCCGTCTTTACCGAACGTCTCGGCCAGGACGCTGTCGCCTGGTTTCCCGCCGGCGTTCGCGAAGCCACGCCCGTGGCCGATATTGTCGAACAGATTCTTGCCTTCTCTCCCAGCCATGCCGTGGTCGCCACACCGGCGCACCGACACCTCGAATTCGCCCAGGCGCTGATGGCGCACGGCGTGCAATGCCTGATCGAAAAACCGCTGTGCGCTCAGGCCGCCGAAGTGGATGCCTGGCTGCCAACAATCGACGCGAACACGCCTCAACCCTGGGTCGGCTACAACCTGCATTACCGCCCCGAATATCAGTTTCTGCGTCAGCAGTTGCCGGCATTGGGCGCATTGCGCTGGGCGGAATTTCGTTGCGGCCAGGCGCTGGAGCAATGGCGTCCCGGCCGAGAATTAAGCAACTCGGTTACCTTGCGTGCGGATTGGGGCGGCGGTGTGTTGCGCGAGTTGTCGCACGAAATCGAAATGGCGCTGTCGCTGTTGGGGCCGTTGCGCGTGCGGTCGGCAGTAGCCCAGCGTGGTCACTTCGGCGGCGATGTGGAAGAGGCCGTTCAAGCTGCGCTGGAAACCGATGATCATTGCCCGGTAGCACTCGCCATCGATCTTTACCGGGCGGTTCCTGAACGCCGGGTGTGGCTGGTTGGCGAACACGGCCAACTGGCGGTCGATTTCATTCAGGGCAAGGCGCACGTGCAGCTTCAGGGCGAACATACTGAAGTCGATTTCGAACGCATCGATAGTTATGGTGTGCAGGCCGACCGGTTTCTGGCCAACGACGCCACACCCGACTGCCCGCAACTGGCAGACGCGGTGAGCACCATGGCGTTGATTGCTGATTTAGAAGCTGCCATCCATCAGGAGTAA
- a CDS encoding nucleotidyltransferase family protein, with product MLTHLKQHNVVAELSISDAIERLDQVQPKLLLVTSNKGVLLGTVTDGDIRRALLKHLPLDATLDQVMNPSPKTLPRQGTDAAAERLMKQYGLTGIPRLDDAGRVLDILGPAGAAPSRENAVFLMAGGFGKRLRPLTDTCPKPMLKVGDKPILETILEQFIRSGFKHFYISTCYLNEQIENYFGDGSRFNVSIQYIREDTPLGTAGAIGLLPESAKALPLLMMNGDLLTQVDFNMLLDFHLKEDADLSVAVREYQMQVPYGVVQHQHSSITEIVEKPVENYFINAGIYCISPQAAKSLSGQQAVDMPDLISTRLKAGRKVSMFPIHEYWLDIGRMSDFHQAQSDIQRFSGAA from the coding sequence ATGCTGACCCATCTGAAACAACACAATGTCGTGGCCGAGCTGAGCATTTCCGACGCCATTGAGCGCCTGGATCAGGTTCAGCCCAAGTTATTGCTGGTCACGTCCAATAAAGGCGTGCTGTTGGGAACGGTCACCGACGGCGACATTCGCCGTGCCTTGCTCAAACATCTGCCACTGGACGCGACGCTGGATCAGGTGATGAATCCGTCCCCGAAAACACTGCCGCGCCAGGGCACCGATGCCGCTGCCGAACGGTTGATGAAACAATACGGTTTGACTGGCATTCCACGCCTGGACGACGCCGGTCGTGTTCTCGATATCTTAGGCCCAGCCGGAGCCGCGCCCAGCCGCGAAAATGCCGTCTTCCTGATGGCCGGTGGTTTTGGCAAACGCCTGCGTCCGCTGACCGATACCTGCCCCAAGCCGATGTTGAAAGTGGGCGACAAGCCGATTCTGGAAACCATCCTCGAGCAGTTCATCCGCAGCGGCTTCAAGCATTTCTACATTTCCACCTGCTACCTGAACGAGCAGATCGAAAATTATTTTGGCGACGGCAGCCGCTTCAACGTGTCCATTCAGTACATTCGTGAAGACACTCCGCTGGGCACCGCCGGTGCCATCGGCTTGCTGCCGGAATCGGCCAAAGCCCTGCCGCTGCTGATGATGAACGGCGACCTGCTGACTCAGGTCGATTTCAACATGCTGCTGGATTTCCACCTCAAAGAAGACGCCGACCTGAGCGTAGCGGTGCGTGAATATCAGATGCAGGTGCCTTACGGCGTGGTGCAGCATCAGCATTCGAGCATTACCGAGATCGTCGAAAAACCGGTGGAGAATTACTTCATCAACGCCGGCATCTACTGCATTTCTCCGCAGGCCGCCAAAAGCCTGTCGGGACAGCAAGCGGTGGACATGCCGGATTTAATCAGCACGCGTCTGAAAGCCGGACGCAAGGTGTCCATGTTCCCGATTCACGAATACTGGCTCGACATCGGCCGTATGAGTGATTTCCATCAGGCACAGAGTGACATCCAGCGGTTCAGCGGCGCGGCCTGA
- a CDS encoding SDR family oxidoreductase, whose translation MPQPIIDLANRRILVTGAAGYIGRTLVNALLEQSCRVIALDRVAVPDEMAQRCEQVLVVDLANAEALAEQLSGLVDAGQSIDGVVHAAAYVGTSSLPGWLGGLDEQSRATFDDALVVNLGSAFTLVKTLLPVLNNASLVFISSIYANHGPDMSLYEDTAMDNPAAYGASKAGLQQLSRYVASRYGQRGIRSNCIVLGGVFRQQDERFVERYHRRTALGRMATEQDVVGPVLFLLSDSAGYVTATELAVDGGYASL comes from the coding sequence ATGCCGCAACCGATCATTGATCTCGCCAATCGCCGCATTCTGGTTACCGGCGCTGCCGGATACATTGGGCGTACGCTGGTGAATGCTTTGCTGGAACAAAGCTGCCGGGTGATTGCGCTGGACCGCGTTGCGGTACCAGATGAGATGGCGCAACGCTGCGAACAAGTGTTGGTTGTCGATTTGGCGAATGCCGAGGCGTTGGCCGAACAGTTGAGTGGTTTGGTTGACGCCGGGCAATCCATTGACGGCGTAGTGCACGCCGCCGCCTATGTCGGCACGTCCAGTCTGCCGGGCTGGCTGGGCGGTTTGGATGAACAGTCACGCGCCACTTTCGATGATGCCCTGGTGGTTAATCTCGGCTCGGCATTCACCCTGGTTAAAACCCTGTTGCCGGTATTGAACAACGCCAGCCTGGTGTTTATCTCCAGCATCTATGCCAACCACGGCCCGGACATGTCGCTGTATGAAGACACCGCCATGGACAACCCGGCGGCGTACGGCGCGTCCAAAGCCGGCTTGCAGCAGTTGTCGCGCTACGTTGCCAGCCGTTACGGGCAACGCGGTATTCGTTCGAATTGCATTGTGTTGGGCGGCGTTTTTCGTCAGCAGGACGAGCGCTTTGTGGAACGCTATCACCGCCGGACGGCGTTGGGACGAATGGCGACTGAGCAGGATGTTGTCGGGCCGGTGTTGTTCTTACTGTCGGACAGTGCAGGCTATGTCACCGCGACTGAACTGGCGGTGGACGGCGGTTACGCATCGCTCTGA
- a CDS encoding cytidylyltransferase domain-containing protein yields the protein MKACAWIFARGGSKGVPGKNIRELHGKPLIAWSIEQARASGCFERVLVSTDDERIAEVAQQFGADVPFMRPAELAADTSPEWLAWQHAAAWQGENEPELAGFVSVPATAPLRAPTDIQAAWSLLQQSTNDLVLAVTPASHHPNFNLVRLSSQRGVSLWETPTATISRRQDATPAFHITTVVYATTVQHVLAAKGVLDGAIGAIELPGERAVDIDTVLDFEWARFLMEHAHAATDH from the coding sequence GTGAAAGCCTGTGCCTGGATATTTGCCCGAGGCGGGTCCAAGGGTGTCCCGGGAAAAAACATTCGAGAGTTACACGGCAAACCGTTAATCGCCTGGTCGATTGAACAGGCGCGCGCCAGCGGTTGTTTTGAGCGGGTATTGGTATCGACCGACGACGAACGCATCGCCGAAGTGGCGCAGCAATTTGGCGCCGACGTGCCGTTTATGCGTCCGGCTGAATTGGCCGCCGATACCAGCCCGGAATGGCTCGCCTGGCAACATGCCGCCGCCTGGCAAGGCGAAAACGAACCGGAACTTGCCGGCTTTGTGTCGGTTCCGGCCACCGCGCCTTTGCGCGCGCCGACGGACATTCAAGCCGCCTGGTCGCTGCTGCAACAGTCCACCAATGATCTGGTGCTGGCGGTAACGCCGGCTTCGCATCACCCCAATTTCAATCTGGTTCGGCTGTCGTCGCAGCGTGGCGTTTCATTGTGGGAAACGCCGACCGCGACCATCAGCCGACGGCAGGACGCCACCCCGGCGTTTCACATCACCACCGTGGTCTACGCCACGACTGTTCAACACGTCTTGGCCGCCAAAGGCGTGTTAGACGGCGCGATTGGCGCCATCGAATTACCTGGCGAACGGGCGGTAGACATCGACACCGTTTTGGATTTTGAATGGGCCCGTTTCTTGATGGAGCACGCGCATGCCGCAACCGATCATTGA
- a CDS encoding motility associated factor glycosyltransferase family protein — MWAFSQQAIQERFQRNLSFFQQNMPELFNVLKEVRFERLTLSVSEEQQRWDIFDGQRSLYLGDGEKYVDEEVAAFGDIFPVNAPIRTLEPISRNDYGGPRFFHHHLNQTMRQMDYQHMDKHHHYLPDFIPIIVFTNIGSGLHIQRYLEQRDCRIVLIADHSPESLLMSLYMTDWYDIIPRFTRDQGRFFNFILVQTDDDEKFFQGMWNELSHYIPLFPTMNVFYNHLKSAFYDRIIQRVQAEFKVFITAWGFYDDEANQLNNTLHSLRNLIPVLPKALPQSLLHWVDEKPAVIVGAGPSLNQRIDWIKANRDRIFLFSAGTALSVLKHHDIVPDLHVEIESDYATVLHLSHTLDENYQVPLLAGAVQLNPKVFELASHAFMYFKDSTSLHAMFGDQCAAQLHGMTPTCTNAATGLAIQLGFKKVFLFGMDFGYRDVKHSHANGSVYFDAKAPKHLQDIATQRTAQMRVRSIDNEDLITEPIYNAARDRVEKLLALHQQRCSVYNCSMGAHIEYTEVIREQAEFEASLGESFNQNDYRQTLLAETVIIMPTEIENGLKKGSDFLQAACQLVKDELMKMPDDRGALIISLLNLSRRLQRHYFQTRNSMYFLIRGTFWHYFNAALTAAFTTPDEEVANRNLAIWRQRFIDLVDKLPEHYDWVGQRDLSIEEDTWLDKRITEMVDDPFYQQQFASPFNTDNLQ, encoded by the coding sequence ATGTGGGCTTTTAGCCAGCAAGCGATACAAGAACGCTTTCAACGCAACCTGAGTTTCTTCCAGCAAAACATGCCGGAACTTTTTAACGTCCTGAAAGAGGTCCGTTTTGAACGGTTGACGCTGTCGGTGAGTGAAGAGCAGCAACGCTGGGACATTTTTGATGGTCAGCGCTCGCTGTACCTGGGTGACGGTGAAAAATACGTCGACGAAGAAGTGGCCGCGTTCGGCGATATCTTCCCGGTCAATGCGCCGATCCGAACCCTGGAACCCATCAGCCGCAACGACTACGGCGGCCCCCGCTTCTTCCACCACCATCTGAACCAGACCATGCGCCAGATGGATTACCAGCACATGGATAAGCACCACCATTATTTGCCGGACTTTATTCCGATCATCGTGTTCACCAACATCGGCAGCGGTCTGCACATTCAACGTTATCTGGAACAACGCGACTGCCGCATCGTGCTGATTGCCGATCACAGCCCTGAATCGTTGCTGATGTCGCTCTACATGACCGATTGGTACGACATCATCCCGCGCTTTACACGGGATCAAGGCCGCTTTTTTAATTTCATCCTGGTTCAGACCGACGACGATGAAAAATTCTTCCAGGGCATGTGGAACGAGTTGTCACACTACATTCCACTGTTCCCGACGATGAACGTCTTCTACAACCATCTGAAAAGTGCCTTCTACGATCGCATCATCCAGCGCGTTCAAGCCGAGTTTAAGGTCTTTATTACCGCCTGGGGTTTTTATGACGATGAAGCCAACCAGCTGAACAACACCCTGCACAGCCTGCGCAATCTCATTCCGGTGTTACCCAAGGCCCTACCCCAGAGCCTGTTGCATTGGGTTGACGAAAAACCGGCGGTGATCGTGGGTGCTGGCCCGTCATTGAACCAGCGCATCGACTGGATCAAAGCCAACCGTGATCGCATCTTTCTGTTTTCAGCGGGCACAGCGTTGTCGGTGCTCAAGCACCACGACATCGTGCCGGACCTGCACGTCGAAATTGAATCGGACTACGCCACGGTTTTGCATCTGTCCCACACCCTCGATGAGAACTATCAGGTACCGTTGCTCGCCGGTGCCGTTCAGCTCAATCCCAAGGTCTTTGAGCTGGCATCGCATGCCTTCATGTATTTCAAGGATTCCACTTCGTTGCACGCCATGTTTGGCGATCAATGCGCAGCTCAGTTGCACGGCATGACACCGACCTGTACCAACGCAGCAACCGGACTGGCCATTCAACTGGGCTTCAAGAAAGTCTTCCTGTTCGGGATGGATTTTGGTTATCGCGACGTCAAACACTCGCACGCCAACGGCAGTGTGTACTTCGATGCCAAAGCGCCAAAACACTTGCAAGACATTGCAACGCAGCGAACCGCACAAATGCGCGTGCGCTCCATCGACAATGAAGATCTGATCACCGAGCCCATCTATAACGCCGCTCGCGACCGGGTTGAGAAATTGCTGGCGCTGCACCAGCAGCGTTGTTCGGTGTACAACTGCTCGATGGGCGCACACATCGAATACACCGAGGTCATCCGGGAACAGGCTGAGTTTGAAGCCTCGTTGGGCGAATCCTTCAATCAGAACGACTATCGCCAGACATTGCTCGCTGAGACAGTGATCATCATGCCGACTGAGATAGAAAACGGTTTGAAAAAAGGCAGCGACTTCTTACAAGCCGCCTGCCAACTGGTCAAAGACGAATTGATGAAGATGCCCGACGACCGGGGCGCTTTGATCATCAGCCTGTTGAACCTGAGTCGACGCCTGCAACGGCATTATTTCCAGACGCGAAATTCCATGTACTTTCTGATTCGCGGCACTTTCTGGCATTACTTCAATGCAGCGTTAACGGCGGCGTTCACCACACCGGACGAGGAGGTTGCCAACCGCAACCTGGCGATCTGGCGACAACGCTTTATCGATCTGGTGGATAAATTACCGGAGCACTACGACTGGGTGGGACAGCGAGACCTGAGCATCGAAGAAGACACCTGGCTGGACAAACGCATCACTGAAATGGTCGACGATCCGTTCTATCAGCAGCAATTTGCTTCACCTTTTAATACGGACAACCTGCAATGA